In Amphiura filiformis chromosome 1, Afil_fr2py, whole genome shotgun sequence, the following are encoded in one genomic region:
- the LOC140152793 gene encoding uncharacterized protein produces MEIEEAGGIPFLDVKVQRSDTSLSFAIYRKPTHTDQYLHFNSSHHMSAKNSVVNTLVHRALTLCDEEHRKDELKHIEKALNKNGYPSNLIHKAIKKQTGERSEELVDDEHKGVTFMPYIKGVSDKICRFLNRSGVKTFYSRSAKLRDILSHPKDPLPKDRAPCVYSIPCSCGEQYIGQTKRPLKVRISEHRRATRQKKEEGSALAEHACKEGHEPLWDETTKLAQVSHLGMRLTREALEIRVMKLLLSIEMTAKTSVVCGALYFQTTNHRAANLITSYVALSIFKQPITEPLICTTSAIK; encoded by the exons ATGGAGATTGAGGAGGCGGGTGGCATACCTTTCCTTGATGTCAAAGTGCAGAGATCAGACACTAGCTTGAGTTTCGCCATATACCGAAAACCCACTCATACTGatcaatatcttcattttaactcTAGTCACCATATGTCTGCCAAGAACAGTGTTGTCAATACACTGGTTCACAGAGCACTGACTCTGTGTGATGAAGAACATCGAAAAGATGAACTCAaacacattgaaaaagcgttgaacaagaatggctatccctcaaacctcattcacaaggcaatcaagaaacagacaggagaacgatcagaagaattggtggacgatgaacacaaaggcgttaccttcatgccatatatcaaaggtgtatcagacaaaatctgtcggtttctaaaccgatcaggggtcaaaacattctactctaggtcggccaaattaagagacatcctaagccacccaaaagatcctctgcccaaggatcgtgcaccatgtgtgtactctataccttgcagttgtggtgagcaatacataggccaaaccaaacgaccactaaaggtcagaatatctgaacaccgaagagccacaagacaaaagaaagaagaaggctcggcattagctgaacatgcttgcaaagaaggccatgaacctctgtgggacgaaacaacaaaactggcacaagtttctcacttggggatgaggttgacccgtgaagcgttggaaatcaga gtaatgaaacttctactatcaatagaaatgacggcaaagacatcagtcgtatgtggcgctctctattttcaaacaaccaatcacagagccgctaatcttatcacatcgtatgtggcgctctctattttcaaacaaccaatcacagagccgctaatctgtaccacgtccgcaattaagtga